TCATGAATTTAAAATAAATAATCAAAGAATGAAAAAGGaaatttaatagaaaaaggaaaacgaaaaagGGAGAAACTAGAAAATATAAATAAGTAACAAAAACATGAAAATAAATAGTTTATAattcaaaaaaaggagaagaacgcATGGAGCAGCCCATATGGACTATAGCCCATAAAAGAACCTATATGAGCCGAACGCAGCTACTATAATGTAGCCTACGGGACAACAAGACAACGACGTTAAGAAACAAAGCGAGCCCACAATTTAAAAGAGCACAAATCTTAAAGTTTTTCATCAAATGACTTAGAAATTAGGTGTGAGATaaatatttcacatctagatgtgaaatagcaaaaCTGTAAAATCTAACGCAAGGTACATCATGGCTCAAATGGGGGGAAATGGAAGCTAAATAGTACAAGGATTACCATAATCTGGTTATGTTTAGCATTGTGCTGATACTCAATTTTGTTTAGTTGAACAACCTTTTTCTTATTTTGCTGCTTGGGGCACCTGGCAAGATGTTCCGGGACATCTTTATTTTTGTGACCCAGGGTTTCAAGATGGATGCACGCACAGTGTGGGCACATGAATCGTTGGCCGCTTCAGGACATGCATGTCCTCCCACACAAGAATAAATGAAGTCGGAAACACTGCACAATCGCGCTGTTGACGAGCCTGTCGTCTTCCCCATCAAGTACATCACGTTACTAACCCCGCAAAAAAGAAAGTACATCACGTTACTATAATTTATCAGTATTATTACTACGTACACTGTAGAATCGTTGAAGGATGTTCCCCCACGAAGAAAGTCATGACTGATGGATGCAACACAAAATAGCGAAATACTCCTACTAAGATGAGAGAAGAGAAAATGCCATGTGGTAGTATATTTCAGTGCCTAGGAATGACTGAATGGCACGCACGAAAATCATGCAAAGAGGCCGAGGCGCCTGGGGGAGCTGCCTGCCTGCGCCACCGCCCCCGGTAGGTCCATGGCGCCGGGGCTGCCCAACCACGTCCACGCTCCGCCAGTGCACAGCAGCACCGTCCACAGCTACACATGCAGGCCGGCCCTGCCCTGCCATGCCACGGTAGCCCACCACGTGCATCCATCACTCCAGCACCACCCATGTCTGTCACTCACTGTCATACATACATGTACACTGACGGTGCGCGCCCCTGTACGGCACGGCCACAGTACGTACGTATGCGGCCGCGTACGCTCGGCGGCCGGCCCGGGCGGCCGGCGCTACACGCCGCGTCTTCTTCCCGCCGCCGGACGTTCGACCGAGGCCACCGACGCGCGCGGGCTGCATGTGGCGGCGGCCGGTGGTCACGGCATGTAGAGGCGGTCGCGGCACTTGCAGCGCCACGCCACCGGGTAGTACTCCGTGGTGACCAGCACGCCCGGCGGCACGGACACGTGCACGGGCACGCACGGGCTGCAGCTGCCGCACTTGGACGTGCACCGCGGCGGGTGCGACCCGGGGCCGGGGCCCCCGGCCAGCAGCCGCCGCCTGCCGCCCCCATGGTGGTAGCCGTCCTGCGACACCAATGGAAACTGCTCGTTAGCTCACGACTGAAAATATCGCGTCCGCGCAATCAATCAAGCACGTAGTAGTACGTGCGCGTGTGGTCCGAGCGCCCGGCCGTGCGCGCGGCGTTAATGTGCTGCTACGCAAAAGTCGTACGGGCAGCGAGCGACGACGTCTGGTCGCCACCTCGGCGACGTGACCGACGTCTGGTCCCCGACGCGCGCCGTGGAAGGCCTGTCGGAAGCTAGCAGTAGCAGGTGCGCCGTACGCCGCCGTGAGCTGGCCGGCTGGCGGTCGCTGTCCGCGGCCGGCGACGGGACCAGCGAGCGACGCCGACGAGACGGCGGCGCTGGCCCTAGCTAGCCAAGGTCCGCGTCCTTAATTTTGACGCATCCTGGTGGATTATCGTTGCGCAAGTCGGCGAAGTCGCAATCGTGTGATTTGGATTCGTGCCTTTGTCAGACGCATCGGCCGAAGCCAAACATGAAAACTTGCGACATCTAGCTAGGATGGACGGCATCTTTGTTTGCTTTGCTCTCCACAGATTTTTCTTACATGAACAGAGAAGCTAAGCTTAGCTAGCAGGGGAACACTCTAGAGCTTAACACACTCAAGACTCAACACAAGAAGATCGATCAAACTCACCAGATCACCGGCGTAGATCGCTGCTCCTGCCATCCTCCCAGAATCTGTCGAGAGGAAACTGAAACGAGTTAACAACACACTACAACACCTCGCATCATCATCATATAGAGGCTTCAAAAAACAAGTGTATGATACTACGCTTTACGCTCTCTTCTCAGATCTGCAGCTGTAGCAAgcagaaaagaaagagaaggaaagaaACCAAGAACAAGCACGAACGCGCGCAAGATGAAGAGATCTTTGCCAACACAACACAAGGGAACGCACACCCGCTAGCCCAGCTCATCGCTTACCCGGCCGGAGCACGCCGCTCCCCCAGCGCCCGACGACGAAGCAACCGCAGCAGAGGGAGGCGACGACGAGCAGCCGTAGCATAGATCCGCCGTTGCACCCCGCCGGCCGGCTCCCCCTGGGTGGCGGCATTGCCAGACCCGCAGCCCAGCTACCTTCAGTTTCCTGGTCTTCAGAAGGAAGGAAGAAAGGGAGGGAGGGAGAAGCTCCGCCTCAGCTAGCCAAGGCGAAAGCCCGAAGCCAACACActaggcgagaggaagaagaagacacggGGACGGGGACGAGGGCGGGGGCGGGGTGGTGCGGTTGTGGGGGCACTGTACAGGCTGCATCGCATCTGGGAGCCCAGCTCCTCTAAGCAGCTGTTATATATGCCGACTCGAGTCGACACTGTCAGTCAGTGGCCACCCATGGCTGGCCGCATCTGCATGTATGCACACACCCGGTAGCTGGCGGGGAGGCAGGCGCGGTCGCCAACTTTTAATATCGGGCGCGCACAAAGTACGGCGTACGCCATGTGCGTTCACCTACACGTATACTACCTGTACGGCTTCCAATCTTGGCGTGTGCGATACCATGCCACTTCTGCTTACCTACAAGGTTTCTACTAAGTACTCTAGTACGTAGCTGTGCAGTATTGTGCTTACCTACAAAGTTACTACTACTAGCAGCGTGGCGTACTACTAGACGGGGTCGAGCTCCGGACACCGGTAAAAAGAGGGAAGGGCTTGTGGCCATCAGTCATGTTCTTTTCACGGGAGGGTATCAggtcaactccaacgcacgacccaaaTAGTTTGGCAGCATCAGTATGAGAGTAAACGGACGGACGCAGGACATGGCCCAACGCAAGAAAGTAAACGGATAAACGTTCATTTTTGTCCGCTTTTAACCCATTACCGGCCTAAATTTAGACTGCATTTGCGTCAAAATGGACACGAGCGGACGGACGGGACGTGTGCCCTTGTTCTCCCCTGCCCCCCGTCGGTGACACAAACGCCTTTTTTTCtattcccctccccctcccaccgccCCCGCCCCTATCCCTGCCATAGCCGCCGCCCATTTTCCCGGCCACCTCCCTGTCCAGCCCGCCCGCCCCCAAGCATGACCATTGCATTTGTGCCTCTCTCGCCCGAACGCAGGCGGCCAACCGCTAGAACTTCGGCGACGGGATTTGGCGCATCCGGGGCACCAACGAGTGCAGCTTGCCATGGATTGGCTAGCTACCGCATCACACAGCCAAGGCAACGCCTCCGAGGCGCATGCAAATACTGACTGCGCGGCTAGCCGCTCGGATCTATCCTGTCGGCAGTTCGCCGGCAAAGACGAGCCTGGCCGTAGCCCGGGCTCGGCGTTGGCCCAGCGGCTCGCCGGCTCACTGATGTCGGTAATAAATGCGACGACTACCCGCAGAAGGTCGTGCGCCGTGTTTCTATCACGCCAAAACATcgcggatgggtgttcttcaagtgCAAAAATATGGGGTATGTGCTTCTTTTGATTCGGATGTTCACCGGATTTAGCGCAATTTCGGTAGCTCATTGTTTGCCAAATTTGTATGTAGGATGGATGCAAATTTTGGTATTGAGAAGAAGAATATATTGATCTATCGATAGAATGAAATTTTATAGATGCTCCAGTACTCCTTTCTAGAATAGAGGCTACGGATGAGATTAGATGCGAAGCAACGTCTATTTTTTTAGAACCGTAGAAGAAAGAAGTGTGCAAGTTCGAGAAGTCGCAGATTAACAATGAAGACGTAGAGAAGATATTAATCCAAATAGTGGGAGCAGTTACAAAAGTTGGATATTTTTTTAAATGTCAAATTGCGATTTTTGTTTTTTTATCTTGATTTCAGCGAAGAATTAGTGAATTGTGTACTGCAATGTATCAAAATGTTGTTCATGAAATAAAAGCAATGTATTTTCGGTGGTAAAAAAAGTGCACATAGGGGCTCCGGCCGGCCGTGGTGGACCAGATGCTTCCGCTTGTTGGGCGCACGGCCGGACGCAGCCGAAACTGGGACCAAACGGACGTTCGTTTggttcgtgcgttggagttggcatcATACAAGTAAGTGTAGTCGCTGGTAAATGGGGCTGCTCTGTCTGAGAGCAAtctttttccttttttactttCTTTTCTTTGGTCGTAGTAGCTTGTAGTGGTATCGGTACGGCTCGTTACAGATTAACATGGGCAGCAAGCAGGCAGAGAGAGGATACAGGATAGGACCACCAGAAATGTTGCAATGCGTGCGTGCAGAAACACTGGCACTCCTCCACTGCCCAGAGTTTTGTGCCATGGCTAATTACTCCCACTCCTACTTTGGTGGTCCAGTGAGAGAGACGAGACTGAGACGTCGACCGTGGCAACAAAGCCGACCTCCGGTCCTCACTTCCGGGAGTCAAGCGTTCTGCAGCTCTATGATTCAGAGGAGTTCATGTGTTGCCTCTGCGTCCGCGCATGCACTGGCTGGCTCGTGTCTTAACTATCGCCAGGAATCACGTGGGTCGTCATCGGATTATTTCGGGGAGACCTTGGCGGCTTCTCGgttcacctctcctcctccgccgtGAACCATCACCGCTGTGGAGACGAGGGAGACGCTGCCGAGTACGCGGGCGGTTCCCTCTCTTTTGGTGGTGTGCTAATGTTGGTCAAACTGGCTGGTGTGCTCCTGGGAACCCTCGTACTCAGGTGGGCTCTCTTTTGTCTGGTAATCAGATGTGGTGCAGACCGCGATGGATTTGGACTTTGTTGACGTTCATATAAATTGTTGTACTAAATCAGTGACACTTATTTTTTTAGATAGAGAAAATAGTATATAAAAACAGTTTTATTAAATCTTAGTTGACTTAGGCTTCGTCAAGTCTCAGTCAACTAGACCTAGCCACACCCTAACAAAAAATGTGAAATGTGAAGAACCTAACCCCGTCATTGCCATCACAACTATCTTAAAGTTCCAGACAGCTAACTCGACGATCCCATTGCCAGGTCCCGATTGAGAGGAAGAGGAGGCAAGCATCTGGTTTACGTGAGGTCTCGTCGACGAAGGACTCAATCAGACACCACACCCGTAGCGTAGCACGCACTGCACAAGCTACTGCTAGCCAGCGAAGCCCTGGCGAGTACATTCTAGCCGTCTAGCCATCACGTCGTCACCCTGCGTGTAAGGTGTGTGACACAGTGACATGCCATTTCAACAACTAGTGGTGGCACGGCGTTTCGATCCGAACCGACCGGGAGGATCTGCGCCCGGCCagcccgtgcatgcatgcatgcacggcgGGAAGCTCAACGGCCAAATAATTGGATGGCTCCCTCCAAGTcaagagggggaatcccagccttcaagctccggaaaacaaaagaaaaacaagcCAAACCCGGCGCGGCGACGAGAAAGAagaggctggctggctggctggctggtctGGACGGTGCAGCAGCCTCGTCAGCTTCAGAGAGGAATCCCCCGGGCCGGACACGCCGTCTTGTCCCTTCACCTTCGCCCGGCCCGGCCATGCCCTGCCCTGCATGTACGTAGCTTCCTCTACCACGCCACTACTCGAACTTCGAACTCCCAGCGCACGCAGCGcagcgcatgcatgcatgcttcaGGGCTCTTTTCATACTCCGTGCAAGGCGCGCAGCAGTAAAAATCATGGAGTACTTGCGTCGTCGTGGATGCCGCGGTTCGGGTTCGTCGCCTGGACTCCGAGGAGActttgtgcatgcatgcatgcatgcaccgggCCGCGCCAGCGCGCTCTCCGGCTCTGAGTGCGGCCGGTGTCGCCTCCGTGCAAGGCAGCAGTAAAATCCATGGCGGTCTGGGACTGCGCCTCCCTCACCGGCGCGGCCATGCCCTGCCAGCCCCGTACGTACTGAGCTAGCTTTCTCCTCCACCACCACTCCCAGTACACCCAGCGCAGGCAGACGATGCAAAGCTTCCCCCAGTGGCTTTACCATGCTTTTGCGTCGTCGACGCGGATAGATAGACAGACGCCCCGGTTCGTGTTCCGGTGCCTCGTAATCTGAAAATGCTGGGATCCGCAGGCAGAGACCTTGTACGTCATGTCGTCATCCACCCATGATCCATGCATGCACGCCGCGGGCTTCGCTGGCGCGCGTGCCCTCCGGCGCCGAGCCCGGCCGGGCCGGTGCCGGCACCGTGCAAGAAGCTGCAGTAAAATTCCGGTGCAAGCCGGAAGCGGTAAACATTGCGGTGGGTGAGACTGAGAGGGGGAGCAGTGGGGAATTAAAGGCGGAGCCACGAGCAAAGGTTGGGTCACATCGGCCGCGACTGGACTCGGGATGGATCCATCCATCCATCGGCCGCGTCGACGTCTCAGTCTCAGAGACGGTGAGATTGGAAACCGGAAAGGCATCTCTGTCTGGCCGCCCGCCCGTCTCTTTCCAGctgctccgtctccgtctccatgggcgaggagaggagaggagggaaggGAAGGTCATGTGCCTCAACAGTGCCACATGCTGCTGTTTTCCTTTCCCCTGCTGCTCACTGCATGCAGGCTTCACTATGCGTGCGGTGGTAGCGACACGCTGGCCGCCTACTGTTTCGCCGCTGCGTCGCTCTTGATTGATCGAGTGGTAGCACTAGTGCCTTGCTCCGTCTCTGTGGCTCGTGTGCGCGCGCTGTGTGCTGCAAACAATGGACGGTGAAATTCTGCAGGCGGTGACAATGTCCTACAGACTCTTTTAGTCGCTAAAATGAGATCTTTTGTTGTATAATAACAGTTTTGCTAAGTCTCAGTGTCTCAATCTCCATGGATAGCTGCACATTATGTATGTATGTTCCCAATAATGGCAAGAACTCCTGAGAGCCGACGATCTGATGGTAAACTATGAACCGAAAAAATACTAGTATTGTGCCTCCAAATGGAGGTCTCGTCACATCAAAACTATGCGCTGCAAGTATTCCATCGAAGGTGATCATTTCAGAGGATTAAAGAAATAAAAGGCGTACTTCTTCTTTCTCAACGCATTTTCTGAATTTCATCCAGGGAAACCCAGACATGGACGCAATTTTGCTGGCACAGTACCCGCACTAGGCGCCTCACCCAGGGGCTCGCAAGTCCGACGGATAAGATGCATGTGGGCGGCTTCATGCGAGATGGCGTCCATCGTTGTAGCAGACAGATTTTCCAAAGGGGGGCAGGCCTGGGGTCCCGTCGCCATGATCCACTCTAGTTAATCTCATCAGCTTTTCTGCCAGCGTGTGAACCTGCGATTAAGGCTAGCTACTCGGTACCATCTGCCATTCTATggccctactccctccgtccgccaaAGAGTGTGCATCTGGCACTTTGAAGACAAATTAAGCATTTTTGCATAAAACCCCTTACTCTCCTCATTTAAGTAGCTGACAGCGGCTGTGTTGTTTCGATTATAGTGTGCAGTTAAtgcaaacaagcaaaaaggaatCCAAATACTAAAAATGGCTTCCCGCCAGCAAGTGTACTCCAACTTTCACTGTTCCCTCCAACGGCTATAGTACTAGTAAAACAACAAAGGTACTTGGCGCCACAAAAATTAGAAGGGAGACCAATGGTCTAATCCCAGCTACAAAGCCAGCTTACATGGACCAAACAgtagaccacacacacacacacactagccaTGGCCATCGACTTGAACTTAGCAGCACCAGatgagcgagaggaagaagatggcagGTTGCCTGATCTCAATTGGCAACCTGTACAGGAAGAAGATGAAGCTGCCTTGGATGAGCAAGCTGTACAAGAAGAAGATGGAGCTGCCTTGCATGAAGAACTCCAACCCAAACATCACTTTGATCTAAACATGGACCCAGGTACTCCTTGCTAATCTATTCAATTCTTCTTGTTCAATCCTTCTTCTTGTTCACTTCGATCTAAACGTATTTCTTAATGTAGAAGATGAACATGAGCCCGATGTTGTCCATGGAGAAGAGGACCTACATGAACCGGATGAATCAGGTTAGTAAAATAAATTTGTGTTGAAACTACATTGACAACGTACAAGCGACAAGACAAACAATTTTCAAAAGTGCCTGTTATAGAAAGCCAAGACCGAGAAAATATTCTCTATTCATAGTTAAATTTGTCAAAAAGAAATCTTGACCTGTGTTATGACTTTTGATTTTCAAAACCGTGCATGAAGAACTCCAGCCCGCACGTCACTTCAATCTAAACACGGGGCAATGTCTTGAGGTAGAAGATGAACATGAGGCTGATGTTGCTCAAGGAGAAGAGGACCTGCATGAATCGGATGAATCGGGTAAGTAAGATAAATTTATGTTTAATTAAAATCTTATTCAACTACTCACATGACCACATCTTGTAGATGACGAACTTGAAGACCAAGGTGGTGTTTTCCAAAGCATGGAAGAGGAAGTGCAAGCaatggatgaagcattacagaaccttCAAGTTGACGAGGATGACTATGGTGTGTATGCAGGCGATATAGagattcaatttgaggaagaagagCTTGACGATTCAGCACCAGAAGAAGACATGGATGTGGAGCAAGAGCAACAAGATAATGAGCAAGTTCATGATGAAGACAAATACAAGAATTTAACAGAATTGCGAAGGACTGGTATTTGTGAAGAATTGCTAGCAAGAAGTGTCAATCGGAAATTAAAGAAGACCACAACTAGAGAAGTTGCAAACATGTTCCATGTTTCAGTGCACAAGGTCAGACGTGTTTGGAGGAGAGTGAAGGAGTGTCTTCGACAAGGTGTACCCGTTGATGTAAGATCAAGGAAGCCGAAAAACTGTGGGCGCAAAAGGATTGTAGTTGACCTCAGTATGGTTGCTGAGATTCCTCGGAGTCAAAGGAGAACTATACGCAGCCTCGCAAGAGCGTTGGGTGTGAAGAAGACCACACTACATAAGATGTTTACGGACGACTTGCTCGATAGGCATTCAAGCTCACTCAAACCATATTTGAAGGAAGCAAACAAAAAGCTAGGCTGCAGTTTTGTCTCTCTATGTTTGACTAGCAAAGTTTGTAAAATAGGCCCACGTTCAGGGATATGCGGAATATAATCCATATAGATGAAAAGTGGTTTAACACCACTCAGAAGACCATGAAATTCTACAAGCTGCCATCAGAACAAGACCCGCATAGGACTGTGCAAAATAAGAACTCCATTGGCAAAATCATGTTTTTGGTTGCTATAGCCAGGCCTAGATACAATGCAGAAGGTATTTGCATTTTCGATGGAAAGATATGCATTTGGCCCTTTATCAAAAAGGTGAGTTTTaacctttacttattttatttattATGCACATCAGTACTTAATCTAACTTGAGTGGCTTTGTTGTTTGTAGGAGCCAGCGCCAAGGAAAAGTGATTACCGTCCAAGGGGGACACTAATCATGAAAACAATCTCAGTTAACACAGAAACGTCCAGGCACTTTTTGATTCAAAAGGTGCTACCAGCTATTCAAGCAGTTTGGCCTCAAGAGCTCGCAGGTGAGACCATATGGATCCAACAAGACAATGCGCCCTCACATGTCCCAAGTAATGATCCAGGTTATCTTAATGCAGTTGCCCAAACTAGGCTTGATATTCGCCTCATGCAACAGCCCTCGAACTCACCGGATATGAATATCCTAGACCTTGGCCTATTTTCTTCACTACAGTCAATGTCTGATAGGCTGGTGTCTAACAATTTAGATGAGCTAATAAACAATGTGCATCATGAATATGATGCCTATGATGCTGATAAGATAAACAGAATTTTCCTAACACTACAAAGCTGCTTAATTGAGGTCATGAAAAGAGGTGGAGGCAACGACTACAAGATCCCTCACATGTACAAGGATGGCCTAGAACGAGCAGGAAATCTTCCTAATGTGACTGCGATCGCGAACTATATGAGAGCATCACGCAGGCCTTAGCCGACTAGGAGTTGTAATATTAGATGTGGTGCAATGCTGTACTTTTGCAATGCTGGACTTTGGGTTAAAATTATTTATCCAACCATTTATTTAGTATGCACAAAATTGATCTTTTCATATCCAACATCTAGCATCTGTAACTTCAAAGACCAGGACTTATTGTTTGTTCGTCAACATAATACAAATTATGCAACCGAAAATTGTAACGACACTGTCATCTACCAACCATAGTACGAATCGAAGATTGCATCAGCCAACCTACTTGATAAGATTGCAGTGATATGCAGCCACACTTAGATTGCATCCAGCCAACTACTTTTCATACTTGACAAGATtaaactgatttgcatctggcCAGACTAAAGCCGGACTAATTGACAAGATAACCGTTGTATTGCAACGGATCATGCAAGCCTCAACGTTAGAGACCAAGACTTGATTATTCATTCACGGAGTACAGCTTGCATCGCCAAACTTACAGAG
The sequence above is a segment of the Triticum dicoccoides isolate Atlit2015 ecotype Zavitan chromosome 1A, WEW_v2.0, whole genome shotgun sequence genome. Coding sequences within it:
- the LOC119283845 gene encoding uncharacterized protein LOC119283845 — translated: MPPPRGSRPAGCNGGSMLRLLVVASLCCGCFVVGRWGSGVLRPDSGRMAGAAIYAGDLDGYHHGGGRRRLLAGGPGPGSHPPRCTSKCGSCSPCVPVHVSVPPGVLVTTEYYPVAWRCKCRDRLYMP